In the Devosia sp. SL43 genome, one interval contains:
- a CDS encoding flagellar biosynthetic protein FliO, producing MEIITAPFGGLMNTLFALGAVVVGIILVVWLLKLLTGATGRAVRGRNRRLGVVDTLALDPKRQLLIIRRDNVEHLILTGGPADVVIETGIVVEEEEAAQPSRRPIPVVAGRKPAPAPAQKPAAPAVPVAPVAAVAPPVAVPTPEPAPEPALPGSALEKLRAQGLPTNKRAHLSLRHTGLLRPVSEMEMAVSPENAVTAASQAVDSAKENNAQREIEGVDVVEGTTEANRN from the coding sequence ATGGAAATCATCACCGCACCTTTCGGCGGCCTCATGAACACCCTGTTTGCACTGGGCGCGGTCGTCGTCGGCATCATATTGGTGGTGTGGCTGCTCAAGCTGCTGACGGGCGCGACCGGCCGGGCTGTCCGTGGTCGCAACCGGCGGCTGGGCGTGGTTGATACGCTGGCGCTCGATCCCAAGCGGCAGTTGCTGATCATCCGCCGCGACAATGTCGAGCACCTGATCCTGACCGGTGGACCGGCAGATGTAGTGATCGAGACCGGCATCGTGGTGGAAGAAGAAGAGGCGGCGCAGCCATCTCGTCGGCCGATCCCGGTCGTTGCCGGACGCAAGCCAGCCCCTGCCCCAGCGCAGAAGCCTGCGGCTCCAGCAGTACCCGTGGCTCCAGTGGCCGCTGTCGCGCCGCCCGTCGCCGTGCCGACCCCCGAACCCGCTCCGGAGCCAGCCCTGCCCGGCTCGGCACTCGAAAAGCTGCGTGCGCAGGGCTTGCCCACCAACAAGCGCGCACACCTGTCGCTGCGTCATACCGGGCTGTTGCGGCCCGTCAGCGAGATGGAAATGGCGGTTTCCCCTGAAAACGCCGTGACCGCGGCTTCCCAGGCCGTCGACTCAGCTAAAGAGAACAACGCACAGCGAGAGATCGAAGGCGTTGACGTTGTCGAAGGCACTACCGAGGCAAACCGGAACTGA
- the fliP gene encoding flagellar type III secretion system pore protein FliP (The bacterial flagellar biogenesis protein FliP forms a type III secretion system (T3SS)-type pore required for flagellar assembly.) — MRRLAPYAALLSLVLLAVTSSLAFGQDVSIDFGDDTTITERAVQIIGLITLLSLAPSILVMVTSFTRIVVVLSLLRTAIGLQTAPPNSVMVSLALFLTIFVMQPTLQASYDQGIAPLLAGEIEIAEAFELGSAPLHEFMRANVREQDLSLFYDLTDAEIPAEPEAIPLQLLIPAFMISELRRAFEIGFLLFLPFVVIDMVVASVLMSMGMMMLPPVVISLPFKLIFFVLVDGWYLVAGSLVRSFVSG; from the coding sequence CTGCGTCGGCTCGCGCCCTATGCCGCGCTGCTATCGCTGGTCCTGCTTGCGGTGACATCCAGCCTGGCCTTTGGCCAGGACGTTTCGATCGATTTCGGCGACGATACGACGATCACCGAACGGGCCGTGCAGATCATCGGCCTGATCACGCTGCTGTCGCTGGCGCCGTCGATCCTGGTGATGGTGACGAGCTTCACCCGTATCGTGGTTGTGCTTTCCCTGCTGCGCACCGCCATCGGCCTACAAACCGCCCCGCCGAATTCGGTGATGGTGTCGCTGGCGCTGTTCCTGACCATCTTCGTCATGCAGCCAACACTGCAGGCCAGCTACGACCAAGGCATCGCGCCGTTGCTGGCCGGTGAAATCGAGATCGCCGAAGCCTTTGAACTCGGCAGCGCGCCGCTACATGAATTCATGCGGGCCAATGTGCGCGAGCAGGATCTGAGCCTGTTCTACGACCTCACCGATGCGGAGATCCCGGCTGAGCCCGAGGCCATTCCGCTGCAACTGCTGATTCCGGCTTTCATGATCTCCGAACTGCGCCGGGCCTTCGAGATCGGCTTCCTGCTGTTCCTGCCCTTCGTGGTGATCGACATGGTCGTCGCCTCGGTGCTGATGAGCATGGGTATGATGATGCTGCCGCCAGTGGTGATCTCACTGCCGTTCAAGCTGATCTTCTTCGTGCTGGTGGACGGCTGGTACCTGGTCGCCGGTTCGCTGGTCCGAAGTTTCGTGAGCGGCTAG
- a CDS encoding tetratricopeptide repeat protein has protein sequence MNARIASGGQKPVKTAIKAGWLRARRVLALCAVLLLGLIAPAYAQEQGQLFATQEEGYGRLILSFPGRDSLPKYEMRIENGVLSIEFVDQVSIILPDVSSTMPDYLSVARVDPDGRGLRIGLRTAFSFNRIEAGEKLFIDLLPTSWQGMPPALPQAIIDELAERARVAAIRAEQERKAAGVADLDPKATIRVGRNPTFLRVQFDWSVPTTGDYVQEGELGLISFEWPVGVDLRDLAIDLPPEIVSVESAVNPDGSVITLQLAEGIKPRFYENSPRQYIMDIDIAGIGLPTFDTASLADGVAAEAEHGEVHETPADPLVGMLYPESASKTVTPFISVLGSTVRVVFPFEQDTPAAVFRRGDTVWMMFDTISGIAPPPQSDALDALASEFAVVTAGDTQMVRVELSQDRLATLGSEGMAWVLSLGDIMLTPTEPIELSRRRDAEGDFEIVADVARPARVHDFRDPVVGDVLKVVTAFPPARGVTRTLDYVDFSALRSVHGLVIKPETLDLDVTIENDLAVLSTSGGLTVSALDGPRTIGNGIAEAMRGSFIDLAQLEQPDFGLFTEHKEELLAEAAATEGRDRDIARLDLAQYYIANHFGLEAIGVLDVLETDLKAEDLTRKVRLSRAIADTIAGRSADALQILNSTSMGQEVDALLWRTIARADAYDYKGAKMDALEAATIVDTYPRWVRSKFQFAAIRAAVETGDTSMAQRLLDEVDFAGLDAADSSLYHLLSGRIDEAQGRIDEAIDTYGQVITADIRPTRAEAIYRTLLLLDQSGKLNLAKGTETLSAESLLWRGNPLEADMQKLLAELYFRHGDYRLGFETVKQAVANYPESPPINALRDEAQRMFGELFLNGMADAMGPVDALGLYYDFRQLTPPGARGDEMIRNLARRLVRVDLLPQAAELLEYQLDNRLRGVARTQIAADLAIIYLADRKPQDALRVLNATRLPDIPESLARQRRILEARAMIDGGRDQLALDLLRDLDGRDATLLRIDAHWKARRYAQASEMIEALYAENPGTALTQPARMSVIKAAVGFVLAGDTFGLSRLRSKFGDAMVTSPEWPMFDLVTGNVEVTSLEFKTVANQVAGTDGINSFLSSYRETYGGEGALAPTVASEPDAGIASVGAPGGA, from the coding sequence GTGAACGCGCGTATTGCGTCGGGCGGGCAGAAGCCGGTGAAGACCGCGATCAAGGCAGGTTGGCTTCGCGCCAGGCGCGTCCTGGCTCTATGCGCCGTGCTGCTGCTCGGCCTCATAGCCCCCGCCTATGCACAGGAACAGGGGCAGCTTTTTGCCACCCAGGAAGAAGGCTACGGCCGGCTGATCCTCAGTTTCCCGGGTCGCGACAGCCTTCCCAAATACGAGATGCGCATCGAAAACGGCGTGCTCTCGATCGAGTTTGTCGATCAGGTCTCGATCATCCTGCCCGATGTCAGCTCGACCATGCCGGACTATCTGTCGGTGGCGCGCGTTGACCCTGACGGGCGGGGCTTGCGCATCGGTCTGCGCACGGCATTCAGCTTCAACCGCATCGAAGCGGGCGAAAAACTCTTCATCGACCTGCTGCCGACCAGCTGGCAGGGCATGCCACCGGCGCTCCCGCAGGCTATCATCGACGAATTGGCTGAGCGCGCCCGCGTCGCCGCGATCAGGGCTGAACAGGAGCGCAAGGCAGCCGGGGTGGCCGATCTCGATCCCAAGGCCACCATCCGCGTTGGGCGCAATCCAACCTTCCTGCGCGTCCAGTTCGACTGGAGCGTGCCGACCACGGGCGACTATGTTCAGGAGGGCGAGCTTGGGCTGATTTCCTTTGAATGGCCGGTGGGCGTCGATCTGCGCGATCTGGCAATCGATCTGCCACCGGAAATTGTTTCGGTCGAGAGTGCGGTCAACCCCGATGGGTCGGTGATCACGTTGCAGCTGGCCGAAGGCATCAAGCCGCGTTTTTACGAAAACTCGCCGCGCCAATACATCATGGATATCGACATTGCCGGCATAGGCCTGCCGACGTTCGATACGGCAAGCCTGGCCGATGGCGTCGCTGCCGAGGCCGAACACGGCGAAGTCCACGAGACGCCGGCCGACCCGCTGGTTGGCATGCTCTATCCCGAAAGTGCCAGCAAGACCGTCACGCCGTTCATCAGCGTCCTCGGCTCGACCGTGCGCGTGGTGTTTCCGTTCGAGCAGGATACGCCGGCCGCCGTGTTCCGCCGGGGTGATACGGTGTGGATGATGTTCGACACCATTTCTGGCATTGCACCGCCACCCCAGTCCGATGCCCTCGATGCCCTGGCGAGCGAGTTCGCCGTGGTCACGGCTGGCGACACGCAGATGGTGCGCGTGGAGCTGTCGCAGGACCGCCTGGCGACGCTTGGGTCGGAAGGTATGGCCTGGGTGTTGTCGCTTGGAGATATCATGCTGACGCCGACCGAGCCGATCGAACTCAGCCGCCGCCGTGACGCCGAAGGCGACTTCGAGATCGTGGCCGATGTGGCCCGGCCTGCCCGCGTGCATGATTTCCGTGATCCCGTCGTTGGCGACGTCCTCAAGGTCGTCACCGCATTCCCGCCCGCCCGTGGTGTGACGCGGACGCTCGACTATGTCGATTTCTCCGCCTTGCGCAGCGTGCATGGGCTGGTGATCAAGCCCGAAACACTCGACTTGGACGTGACGATCGAAAATGATCTGGCCGTCCTGTCGACCTCGGGTGGTTTGACCGTTTCCGCCCTCGATGGTCCGCGTACCATTGGCAATGGCATCGCAGAAGCCATGCGCGGCAGCTTTATCGATCTCGCACAGCTGGAGCAGCCAGACTTTGGCCTCTTCACCGAGCACAAGGAAGAACTGCTGGCCGAAGCCGCTGCCACAGAGGGCAGGGACCGCGACATCGCCCGCCTCGACCTGGCGCAGTATTACATCGCCAACCACTTCGGCCTTGAGGCGATCGGCGTCCTCGATGTGCTGGAGACCGATCTCAAGGCAGAAGATCTGACGCGCAAGGTTCGGCTGTCGCGCGCCATCGCCGATACCATCGCCGGACGTTCGGCCGATGCACTGCAGATCCTCAACAGTACCAGCATGGGGCAAGAGGTCGATGCGCTGCTCTGGCGGACGATCGCCCGTGCCGATGCCTACGACTACAAGGGCGCCAAGATGGACGCACTTGAGGCGGCGACGATCGTCGATACCTATCCGCGCTGGGTGCGCAGCAAATTCCAGTTTGCCGCGATCCGTGCAGCGGTTGAAACCGGCGACACCAGCATGGCCCAGCGACTGCTCGATGAAGTCGACTTTGCCGGCCTCGACGCTGCGGACTCGAGCCTTTATCACTTGCTGTCGGGGCGGATCGACGAAGCGCAGGGCCGGATCGACGAAGCCATCGACACCTATGGTCAGGTGATCACCGCCGATATCCGTCCCACCCGGGCGGAGGCGATCTATCGCACGCTGTTGCTGCTCGATCAGTCCGGCAAGCTGAACCTGGCGAAGGGGACCGAGACGCTGTCTGCCGAATCGCTGCTGTGGCGCGGCAATCCGCTCGAAGCCGACATGCAGAAGCTGCTGGCCGAGCTCTATTTCCGCCATGGCGACTATCGCCTCGGCTTCGAGACGGTGAAGCAGGCCGTTGCCAACTATCCCGAAAGCCCGCCGATCAACGCTCTGCGCGACGAGGCACAGCGCATGTTCGGCGAACTGTTCCTCAATGGCATGGCCGATGCGATGGGGCCGGTCGATGCGCTAGGGCTCTACTACGATTTCCGTCAGCTCACCCCGCCGGGCGCGCGCGGCGACGAGATGATCCGCAACCTGGCCCGTCGCCTGGTCCGCGTCGATCTCCTGCCGCAGGCCGCTGAACTGCTCGAATACCAGCTCGACAACCGTCTGCGCGGCGTCGCCCGCACACAGATAGCTGCCGACCTGGCCATCATCTACCTGGCCGACCGCAAGCCGCAGGATGCCTTGCGGGTGCTCAATGCCACGCGCCTGCCCGATATTCCGGAATCACTGGCGCGTCAGCGCCGTATCCTCGAAGCGCGGGCGATGATCGATGGTGGCCGCGACCAACTGGCCTTGGACTTGCTGCGCGATCTCGATGGCCGCGACGCCACGCTGCTGCGCATCGACGCCCACTGGAAAGCCCGCCGCTATGCGCAAGCCAGCGAGATGATCGAGGCACTATATGCCGAGAATCCCGGCACCGCGCTCACGCAGCCGGCCCGCATGAGCGTCATCAAGGCCGCCGTCGGCTTCGTACTGGCCGGCGATACCTTCGGCCTGTCGCGGCTGCGCTCCAAGTTCGGCGATGCGATGGTGACGTCACCGGAATGGCCGATGTTCGACCTGGTGACAGGCAATGTCGAAGTCACCAGTCTCGAGTTCAAGACGGTCGCCAACCAGGTGGCGGGCACCGATGGCATCAACTCGTTCCTGTCGTCCTATCGCGAGACCTATGGCGGGGAGGGCGCCCTGGCCCCGACCGTTGCGTCCGAGCCAGACGCTGGCATCGCCAGCGTGGGTGCTCCAGGCGGCGCTTAA
- a CDS encoding MotE family protein, whose translation MKNIRLLPVVVLAIAALLVLKTLGLVTNGGYVLTGVRAAQASGASAGGEGGATTEADATLTLPGEPTLQDTSPTLADEAPTIGQAAEPAAHGATPAEPAADHGAPAAEGEQPPAAAGEAEHAVAEAPATPSSTFCAESDAAIQADGTVIINPASAAAADAGGDHGAPSAEGDAAAEGEAAAEGEAAATLPSFAASMADCLPSGDAVPMQIDGLGGTTPLVSTDGASLTEQQLLERLAARRTELEQYEQDLALRASIVDAAEQRIAERAATLEALEAQISSLVDQRTEMESGQFAGIVAMYETMKPKDAANIFNNLDMDVLLRVAKAMSARKMAPILAEMDTARAQELTVKMADLADRPATEMTPEDLAALPQIVGQ comes from the coding sequence GTGAAAAACATCCGCCTGCTTCCCGTTGTCGTCCTCGCCATAGCGGCGCTGCTGGTGCTCAAGACCCTGGGTCTGGTCACCAATGGCGGCTATGTGCTGACGGGCGTCCGCGCGGCGCAGGCGTCCGGCGCGAGCGCTGGTGGGGAGGGCGGTGCCACCACTGAGGCCGATGCCACGCTCACTTTGCCGGGCGAGCCGACGCTGCAAGACACCAGCCCCACTCTCGCCGATGAGGCGCCCACCATCGGGCAGGCTGCCGAACCTGCAGCTCATGGTGCCACGCCGGCTGAGCCCGCAGCCGATCATGGCGCGCCCGCAGCGGAGGGCGAACAGCCACCAGCTGCCGCGGGCGAAGCCGAACACGCGGTCGCCGAAGCGCCTGCTACGCCCTCCAGCACGTTCTGCGCTGAATCCGACGCGGCCATCCAGGCCGACGGCACCGTCATCATCAACCCGGCATCGGCCGCGGCAGCAGATGCCGGTGGCGATCACGGCGCGCCTTCCGCCGAGGGCGACGCGGCCGCAGAAGGTGAGGCTGCCGCCGAAGGCGAGGCTGCGGCGACCCTGCCGAGCTTTGCCGCGTCCATGGCCGATTGCCTGCCCTCGGGTGACGCCGTGCCGATGCAGATCGACGGTCTTGGCGGTACTACCCCGCTGGTCAGCACCGACGGTGCCTCGCTGACCGAGCAGCAATTGCTCGAACGCCTTGCCGCCCGCCGCACCGAGCTGGAGCAGTACGAGCAGGACCTGGCTTTGCGCGCGTCCATCGTCGATGCCGCCGAGCAGCGTATCGCCGAGCGTGCCGCCACCCTAGAGGCGCTTGAAGCCCAGATTTCCAGCCTGGTCGATCAGCGTACCGAGATGGAAAGCGGCCAGTTTGCCGGCATCGTCGCCATGTATGAGACGATGAAGCCCAAGGACGCCGCCAATATCTTCAACAATCTCGACATGGACGTGCTGCTGCGCGTTGCCAAGGCCATGAGCGCCCGCAAGATGGCGCCGATCCTGGCCGAGATGGACACTGCTCGTGCGCAGGAGCTGACGGTCAAGATGGCCGACCTGGCCGACCGCCCTGCCACCGAGATGACCCCCGAGGATCTGGCGGCGCTTCCGCAGATCGTCGGTCAATAA
- a CDS encoding DUF6468 domain-containing protein, protein MFGLPLGIFVESAVAVLMALTIGYCIVLNQRLKRLHQDKDMLRQMVADLVGATNLANQAIKELKQTAVEADLALNSRLEEAERFGIELANHVNAGTVLMERIAKITSVARHSQAIEPVEQPNKVQSALDQLSARVRSRGAAA, encoded by the coding sequence ATGTTCGGCTTGCCCCTGGGGATATTCGTGGAGAGCGCCGTCGCCGTTCTGATGGCACTCACAATCGGTTACTGCATTGTCCTGAATCAGCGCCTGAAGCGCCTGCATCAAGACAAGGACATGCTGCGCCAGATGGTGGCCGATCTTGTCGGCGCCACCAACCTGGCCAACCAGGCGATCAAGGAGCTCAAGCAGACAGCCGTCGAGGCTGATCTGGCACTCAATTCGCGCCTCGAAGAGGCCGAGCGTTTTGGTATCGAGCTGGCCAACCACGTTAATGCCGGCACGGTCCTCATGGAACGTATTGCCAAGATCACCAGCGTGGCGCGGCATAGCCAGGCCATCGAGCCGGTGGAGCAGCCCAACAAGGTGCAGTCGGCGCTCGACCAGCTGTCCGCTCGCGTCCGTAGCCGCGGAGCCGCTGCGTGA
- the fliM gene encoding flagellar motor switch protein FliM, which translates to MAGPTDQDKLSEDWGVDDSIVPVEPVEQTDEEKAAEAAAEWAAMLEGDNGDGEGGPDRVLNQDEIDSLLGFDASVGSNVELTGVQALINSALVSYERLPMLEIVFDRLVRLATTSLRNFTSDNVEVTMDSISSVRFGDYLNSIPLPAILSVIRAEEWENYGLLTVDSSLIYSMIDVLLGGRRIGGNIRVEGRPYTTIEMALARKMIEIILEDTHRAFEPVTDVNFKLERMETNPRFAAISRPGNAAILIELRIEMDDRGGKIEILLPYATIEPIREQLLQMFMGEKFGRDPIWEGHLATEIYSANVEIEAVLHEQDLPLSRMLAMKPGDTVMFERSPSDPVRLRCGDVELTEAIMGHIGNHVSVRVSRPLNPPKVTMAAFEAIDEKMEGR; encoded by the coding sequence ATGGCTGGGCCCACCGACCAGGACAAGCTCAGCGAAGATTGGGGGGTCGACGATTCGATCGTGCCCGTCGAGCCGGTAGAGCAGACCGACGAGGAGAAAGCCGCGGAGGCCGCCGCCGAGTGGGCGGCGATGCTCGAAGGCGACAATGGCGATGGGGAGGGCGGTCCGGACCGCGTCCTCAACCAGGACGAAATCGACAGCCTGTTGGGCTTTGACGCTAGCGTCGGCAGCAATGTCGAGCTGACAGGCGTCCAGGCTCTGATCAACTCGGCACTGGTCAGCTACGAACGCCTGCCGATGCTCGAAATCGTCTTCGACCGCCTCGTGCGGCTGGCGACGACGAGCCTGCGCAATTTCACCTCCGACAATGTCGAAGTCACCATGGACTCGATCTCGTCGGTGCGCTTCGGTGACTATCTCAATTCGATACCGCTGCCGGCCATTCTCTCGGTCATCCGGGCCGAGGAGTGGGAGAATTACGGCCTGCTGACCGTCGATTCGAGCCTCATCTATTCGATGATCGACGTGCTGCTTGGTGGTCGACGTATTGGCGGCAATATCCGCGTTGAGGGCCGTCCTTACACCACCATCGAGATGGCGCTGGCCCGCAAGATGATCGAGATCATCCTGGAGGATACCCACCGTGCCTTCGAGCCGGTGACCGATGTCAATTTCAAGCTCGAGCGCATGGAAACCAACCCGCGCTTTGCCGCCATTTCGCGGCCGGGCAACGCCGCCATCCTGATCGAACTGCGCATTGAGATGGACGATCGCGGCGGCAAGATCGAAATCCTGCTGCCCTACGCCACGATCGAACCCATCCGCGAACAGCTGCTGCAGATGTTCATGGGTGAGAAGTTCGGCCGCGACCCGATCTGGGAAGGTCACCTGGCGACCGAGATCTACTCGGCCAATGTCGAGATCGAGGCGGTGCTGCACGAGCAGGACCTGCCGCTCAGCCGTATGCTGGCGATGAAGCCGGGCGATACCGTCATGTTCGAACGCTCGCCCAGCGATCCGGTGCGCCTGCGCTGCGGCGATGTCGAACTCACCGAGGCCATCATGGGCCATATCGGCAATCACGTATCGGTGCGGGTTTCCCGCCCGCTCAATCCGCCCAAGGTCACCATGGCGGCCTTCGAAGCGATCGACGAGAAAATGGAAGGACGATGA
- a CDS encoding flagellar basal body-associated FliL family protein, which yields MAAEAEIEGAAEKKKGIPKLFIIIGAAAIVVLLGGAGLFFFLSSGSAEADAEHAVEGEHGAAATDGHGAVAAHTFIFNLPPMVVNLNNEGEGEAFMKLTVALEVANEAMMIEIQPRMAKVVDAFQVYLRELRRSDLEGSAGVYRLKEELLRRVNVAIYPSRVESVLFKEILVQ from the coding sequence ATGGCCGCTGAAGCGGAAATCGAAGGCGCAGCCGAAAAAAAGAAGGGCATTCCCAAGCTCTTCATCATCATCGGCGCAGCCGCCATTGTCGTCCTCCTGGGCGGCGCCGGACTGTTCTTCTTCCTGTCATCGGGCTCGGCCGAAGCCGATGCCGAGCATGCAGTGGAGGGCGAGCACGGCGCTGCGGCGACCGACGGCCACGGCGCAGTTGCAGCGCATACCTTCATCTTCAATCTCCCACCCATGGTGGTAAATCTCAACAACGAGGGCGAGGGCGAGGCCTTCATGAAGCTGACCGTGGCGCTGGAAGTCGCCAACGAAGCCATGATGATCGAAATCCAGCCGCGCATGGCCAAAGTGGTCGATGCGTTCCAGGTCTATCTGCGCGAGCTGCGCCGGTCCGACCTCGAAGGTTCAGCCGGCGTCTATCGTCTCAAGGAAGAGCTGCTGCGCCGCGTCAACGTGGCGATTTATCCCTCTCGTGTTGAATCGGTACTGTTCAAAGAAATCCTGGTGCAGTGA
- the flgF gene encoding flagellar basal-body rod protein FlgF, whose translation MENAQLISLSRQMALQRQMDVVANNMANINTTGFKAENILFEEYVMPVARDQDFPRMDQPLSYVQDWATIHDLSGGAMVQTGSPLDVGLNGDGFFAVETPAGERWTKAGSFQISANGTLVDAGGNPVLGQGGPIQFGPEETDILIASDGSISSSAGAKGSLRLVEFANPQELTREGNNLWAGGTPIAPTNTRAMQGFVEKSNVSGVSEMAEMIRVQRAYESIANLTSKQDELRRTAIQRLGDTNA comes from the coding sequence ATCGAAAATGCGCAACTGATCAGCCTCTCAAGGCAGATGGCGCTGCAGCGGCAGATGGATGTGGTGGCCAACAACATGGCCAACATCAACACCACAGGCTTCAAGGCCGAGAACATCCTGTTCGAAGAATATGTGATGCCGGTCGCTCGCGACCAGGACTTCCCCCGGATGGACCAGCCGCTCTCTTATGTGCAGGACTGGGCCACCATTCACGACCTCAGCGGCGGCGCCATGGTGCAGACCGGCAGCCCGCTCGATGTCGGCCTCAATGGCGACGGCTTCTTTGCGGTGGAAACACCGGCCGGCGAACGCTGGACCAAGGCTGGCTCCTTTCAGATCAGTGCCAATGGCACCCTCGTTGACGCCGGTGGCAATCCCGTACTGGGCCAGGGCGGACCCATCCAGTTCGGCCCCGAGGAAACCGACATCCTGATCGCCAGCGACGGCTCGATCAGCTCCAGCGCAGGCGCCAAGGGCAGCCTGCGCCTCGTCGAATTCGCCAATCCGCAGGAACTGACCCGCGAGGGCAACAACCTGTGGGCCGGTGGCACGCCGATTGCACCGACCAATACACGGGCCATGCAGGGCTTCGTGGAGAAGTCGAACGTCTCGGGCGTGTCCGAGATGGCCGAGATGATCCGCGTGCAGCGGGCCTATGAGTCGATCGCCAACCTGACGTCCAAGCAGGACGAACTGCGTCGCACGGCCATTCAGCGCCTCGGCGATACCAACGCGTAA
- the flgG gene encoding flagellar basal-body rod protein FlgG translates to MKALYIASTGMSAQERNVEVISNNIANMRTTGFKRQRAEFEDLLYQQITRAGSQTSDQGTMVPAGLEIGSGVRTVSTPRVMSQGNVNITERELDVAIRGEGFLMVTLPDGRTAYTRDGSLERDAEGTLVNSSGYPLDPGITIPGNATAVAISPDGMVSAYLDNDAAPTQLGQLQLARFVNKSGLESLGDNLFTETAASGPAQVSVPSSEGTGNLLQNYLEMANVNSVTEIADLIAAQRAYEMNARVISGADEMMQATSQLR, encoded by the coding sequence ATGAAAGCTCTCTACATCGCATCGACCGGCATGAGCGCCCAGGAACGCAACGTCGAAGTCATTTCGAACAATATCGCCAACATGCGGACGACCGGCTTCAAGCGCCAGCGCGCCGAGTTCGAGGACTTGCTGTATCAGCAGATCACCCGCGCCGGCTCGCAGACGTCCGACCAGGGCACCATGGTCCCTGCCGGCCTCGAAATCGGTTCGGGCGTGCGTACCGTCTCGACGCCCCGCGTGATGAGCCAGGGCAACGTCAACATCACCGAGCGCGAGCTCGACGTCGCCATCCGCGGCGAGGGTTTCCTGATGGTCACCCTGCCCGATGGCCGCACCGCCTATACCCGCGATGGCTCGCTGGAACGCGACGCTGAAGGCACCCTGGTCAATTCGAGCGGCTACCCGCTCGATCCCGGCATCACCATTCCTGGCAATGCCACTGCTGTCGCCATCTCGCCTGACGGCATGGTGTCCGCCTATCTCGACAACGATGCAGCGCCGACCCAGCTCGGCCAGCTCCAGCTCGCGCGCTTCGTCAACAAGTCGGGCCTTGAATCGCTGGGCGACAACCTCTTCACCGAAACCGCAGCGAGCGGCCCGGCGCAGGTCAGCGTTCCCAGCTCCGAGGGCACCGGCAACCTGCTGCAGAATTACCTCGAAATGGCCAACGTCAATTCGGTCACCGAAATCGCCGACCTCATCGCCGCTCAGCGCGCCTACGAGATGAACGCTCGCGTCATCTCCGGCGCCGACGAGATGATGCAGGCCACGAGCCAACTGCGCTAG
- the flgA gene encoding flagellar basal body P-ring formation chaperone FlgA: MIIRSTFIALLMTSSAFAAPMLKGDIVVNAAVVTVGDMFDNAGLAAEDALFRAPKPGTSGNVSLADINAAAARIGLETFETRGLDTIRVSRAATVVDETTLAELIAADLAGRGILGAGMSADTLFATPVPALNAEAVAQPVSIVNLRYLPGTGAFSARFAIAGIEQPLDVSGTIELQIEAPHLIGSFPAGTVLTAADVVMRPVPLRFAESTGVARLEDLVGKALTRQSRDGMLLKPADVTTPLTISKNDLVTIYFRQGPMTLTVKGQAITGATVGAPLQVLNLMSRRVISATALAAGAVEVSAGPLDLAGL; this comes from the coding sequence ATGATTATCCGATCCACGTTTATCGCCCTGCTCATGACCTCCAGCGCCTTCGCTGCGCCGATGCTCAAAGGGGACATCGTCGTCAACGCTGCGGTGGTCACGGTCGGCGACATGTTCGACAATGCCGGCCTCGCCGCAGAGGATGCGCTGTTCCGCGCACCCAAGCCGGGCACCAGCGGCAATGTGAGCCTGGCCGACATCAATGCCGCTGCGGCCCGTATCGGTCTTGAAACCTTTGAAACGCGTGGCCTCGACACCATTCGCGTCAGTCGCGCCGCCACAGTGGTGGACGAAACCACGCTGGCCGAACTGATTGCCGCCGACCTGGCCGGGCGTGGCATCCTGGGTGCAGGCATGAGCGCCGATACGCTCTTTGCCACGCCAGTTCCCGCACTCAATGCCGAAGCGGTTGCTCAGCCGGTCAGCATCGTCAACCTGCGCTACCTGCCCGGTACCGGCGCATTCTCCGCGCGCTTCGCCATAGCCGGCATCGAGCAGCCGCTCGATGTCTCGGGCACGATCGAACTGCAGATCGAAGCGCCGCACCTGATCGGCAGCTTCCCGGCCGGCACGGTGCTGACCGCTGCCGATGTGGTGATGCGCCCGGTGCCCCTGCGCTTTGCCGAAAGCACCGGCGTTGCCCGGCTCGAAGATCTCGTCGGCAAGGCGCTGACCCGCCAGAGCCGTGACGGCATGCTGCTCAAGCCAGCCGACGTCACGACGCCGCTGACCATCTCGAAGAACGATCTTGTCACCATCTATTTCCGCCAGGGACCGATGACCCTGACCGTCAAGGGCCAGGCCATTACCGGCGCCACCGTCGGTGCACCGCTGCAAGTTCTCAACCTCATGTCCCGGCGCGTCATCAGCGCCACCGCCCTCGCCGCCGGCGCCGTCGAAGTCAGCGCCGGCCCGCTCGATCTCGCCGGCCTTTAG